The Acomys russatus chromosome 1, mAcoRus1.1, whole genome shotgun sequence genome has a window encoding:
- the Dio2 gene encoding type II iodothyronine deiodinase isoform X2: MGLLSVDLLITLQILPVFFSNCLFLALYDSVILLKHVALLLSRSKSTRGEWRRMLTSEGLRCVWKSFLLDAYKQVKLGEDAPNSSVVHVSSPEAGNNYALEKTSGAECHLLDFASGERPLVVNFGSATUPPFTRQLPAFRQLVEEFSSVADFLLVYIDEAHPSDGWAVPGDSSLSFEVKRHRNQEDRCAAAHQLLEHFSLPPQCQVVADRMDNNANVAYGVAFERVCIVQRQKIAYLGGKGPFSYNLQEVRSWLEKNFSKRUILD; this comes from the exons ATGGGACTCCTCAGCGTAGACTTGCTGATCACACTGCAGATTCTGCCAGTCTTTTTCTCTAACTGTCTCTTCCTGGCGCTCTATGACTCCGTCATTCTGCTCAAACACGTGGCGCTGCTTCTCAGCCGCTCCAAGTCCACTCGTGGAGAGTGGCGGCGCATGCTGACCTCAGAGGGACTGCGCTGTGTCTGGAAGAGCTTCCTCCTAGATGCCTACAAACAG GTTAAGTTGGGTGAAGATGCTCCCAATTCCAGTGTGGTGCATGTGTCCAGTCCTGAAGCTGGTAACAATTATGCCTTGGAGAAGACATCTGGGGCTGAATGCCACCTCCTTGACTTTGCCAGTGGAGAGCGCCCACTGGTGGTCAACTTTGGTTCAGCCACCTGACCACCTTTCACTAGGCAACTGCCAGCCTTCCGCCAGCTCGTGGAAGAATTCTCATCAGTGGCCGACTTCCTGTTGGTATACATTGATGAGGCTCACCCTTCAGATGGCTGGGCAGTGCCTGGGGACTCCTCTCTGTCTTTTGAGGTGAAGAGGCACCGGAACCAAGAGGACCGATGTGCAGCAGCTCACCAGCTCCTGGAGCATTTCTCCTTGCCGCCCCAGTGTCAAGTTGTGGCTGACCGCATGGACAACAATGCCAACGTAGCTTACGGGGTAGCCTTTGAACGTGTGTGCATCGTGCAGAGACAGAAAATCGCTTATTTGGGGGGGAAAGGCCCCTTCAGCTACAATCTTCAAGAAGTCCGGAGTTGGCTGGAAAAGAATTTCAGCAAGAGATGAATTTTAGATTAG
- the Dio2 gene encoding type II iodothyronine deiodinase isoform X1 — MGLLSVDLLITLQILPVFFSNCLFLALYDSVILLKHVALLLSRSKSTRGEWRRMLTSEGLRCVWKSFLLDAYKQVKLGEDAPNSSVVHVSSPEAGNNYALEKTSGAECHLLDFASGERPLVVNFGSATUPPFTRQLPAFRQLVEEFSSVADFLLVYIDEAHPSDGWAVPGDSSLSFEVKRHRNQEDRCAAAHQLLEHFSLPPQCQVVADRMDNNANVAYGVAFERVCIVQRQKIAYLGGKGPFSYNLQEVRSWLEKNFSKR; from the exons ATGGGACTCCTCAGCGTAGACTTGCTGATCACACTGCAGATTCTGCCAGTCTTTTTCTCTAACTGTCTCTTCCTGGCGCTCTATGACTCCGTCATTCTGCTCAAACACGTGGCGCTGCTTCTCAGCCGCTCCAAGTCCACTCGTGGAGAGTGGCGGCGCATGCTGACCTCAGAGGGACTGCGCTGTGTCTGGAAGAGCTTCCTCCTAGATGCCTACAAACAG GTTAAGTTGGGTGAAGATGCTCCCAATTCCAGTGTGGTGCATGTGTCCAGTCCTGAAGCTGGTAACAATTATGCCTTGGAGAAGACATCTGGGGCTGAATGCCACCTCCTTGACTTTGCCAGTGGAGAGCGCCCACTGGTGGTCAACTTTGGTTCAGCCACCTGACCACCTTTCACTAGGCAACTGCCAGCCTTCCGCCAGCTCGTGGAAGAATTCTCATCAGTGGCCGACTTCCTGTTGGTATACATTGATGAGGCTCACCCTTCAGATGGCTGGGCAGTGCCTGGGGACTCCTCTCTGTCTTTTGAGGTGAAGAGGCACCGGAACCAAGAGGACCGATGTGCAGCAGCTCACCAGCTCCTGGAGCATTTCTCCTTGCCGCCCCAGTGTCAAGTTGTGGCTGACCGCATGGACAACAATGCCAACGTAGCTTACGGGGTAGCCTTTGAACGTGTGTGCATCGTGCAGAGACAGAAAATCGCTTATTTGGGGGGGAAAGGCCCCTTCAGCTACAATCTTCAAGAAGTCCGGAGTTGGCTGGAAAAGAATTTCAGCAAGAGATGA